One stretch of Enterobacter sp. RHBSTW-00994 DNA includes these proteins:
- the mlaC gene encoding phospholipid-binding protein MlaC: protein MIKRLLMVAMLMIAPLTAAIAADATNPYKQMDEAAQKTFDRLKNEQSKIRANPDYLREVVDQELLPYVQIKYAGALVLGRYYKDATPAQRDAYFAAFREYLKQAYGQALAMYHGQTYQIAPEQPLGDATIIPIRVTILDPNGRPPVRLDFQWRKNSQTGNWQAYDMIAEGVSMVTTKQNEWSDLLRTKGIDGLTAQLQSISRQKITLDEKK, encoded by the coding sequence ATGATTAAACGACTGTTAATGGTTGCGATGTTGATGATCGCCCCCCTGACGGCAGCAATTGCCGCTGATGCGACTAATCCGTATAAACAGATGGATGAAGCTGCACAGAAAACGTTTGACCGTTTGAAAAATGAACAATCAAAAATTCGTGCTAATCCGGATTATTTGCGTGAAGTGGTCGATCAGGAACTGTTGCCTTACGTACAAATCAAATACGCCGGTGCGCTTGTGTTAGGGCGTTATTATAAAGATGCGACGCCTGCTCAGCGTGATGCCTACTTTGCCGCTTTCCGGGAATATCTGAAACAGGCCTATGGTCAGGCACTGGCGATGTACCATGGCCAGACTTATCAGATCGCGCCAGAGCAACCGCTGGGCGATGCAACCATTATTCCTATTCGCGTAACTATTCTGGACCCTAATGGTCGGCCGCCGGTTCGTCTTGATTTTCAGTGGCGTAAAAACAGCCAGACGGGAAACTGGCAGGCGTATGACATGATCGCTGAAGGGGTGAGTATGGTTACCACGAAACAGAATGAGTGGAGCGATCTGCTACGCACCAAAGGCATTGACGGTTTGACTGCGCAATTACAGTCCA
- the mlaD gene encoding outer membrane lipid asymmetry maintenance protein MlaD, protein MQTRKNEIWVGVFLLLALLAALFICLRAADITSIRTEPTYRIFATFDNIGGLKARSPVRIGGVVIGRVADITLDEKTYLPRVAMDIEERYNHIPDTSSLSIRTSGLLGEQYLALNVGFEDPELGTTILKDGSVIQDTKSAMVLEDMIGQFLYSSKGGDDKKADSEPAQGTTNSSQEK, encoded by the coding sequence ATGCAAACGAGAAAAAATGAAATTTGGGTAGGCGTGTTTCTGTTGCTGGCACTGTTGGCTGCACTGTTTATCTGCCTGCGGGCCGCAGATATTACGTCCATTCGCACCGAACCTACTTATCGTATTTTCGCAACGTTCGATAATATCGGAGGGCTGAAGGCGCGCTCACCGGTGCGTATTGGCGGTGTGGTTATTGGAAGGGTGGCAGATATCACACTGGATGAGAAAACCTACCTGCCACGCGTTGCGATGGATATTGAAGAACGTTACAACCACATTCCTGATACCAGTTCGCTTTCTATCCGGACTTCAGGTCTTCTGGGCGAACAATATCTGGCGCTAAACGTCGGTTTTGAGGACCCTGAACTGGGAACGACTATCCTTAAAGACGGTAGCGTGATTCAGGATACGAAATCAGCCATGGTGCTGGAAGATATGATCGGTCAGTTCCTTTACAGCAGTAAAGGTGGTGATGATAAGAAAGCTGATAGTGAGCCTGCTCAAGGCACAACGAATTCATCGCAGGAGAAGTAA
- the mlaE gene encoding lipid asymmetry maintenance ABC transporter permease subunit MlaE, translating to MLLNALAALGHRGVKTIRTFGRAGLMLFNALVGKPEFRKHAPLLVRQLYNVGVLSMIIIIVSGLFIGMVLGLQGYLVLTTYSAETSLGMLVALSLLRELGPVVAALLFAGRAGSALTAEIGLMRATEQLSSMEMMAVDPLRRVISPRFWAGVISLPLLTILFVAVGIWGGSLVGVHWKGIDAGFFWSAMQDAIDLRMDLVNCLIKSVVFAITVTWIALFNGYDAIPTSAGISRATTRTVVHSSLAVLGLDFVLTALMFGN from the coding sequence ATGTTGTTAAATGCGTTGGCCGCTCTTGGACACCGTGGCGTAAAAACCATCAGGACGTTCGGGCGCGCTGGATTGATGTTATTCAACGCGCTGGTCGGCAAGCCGGAATTCCGTAAGCATGCCCCTCTGCTGGTGCGGCAGCTTTATAATGTCGGCGTTCTGTCGATGATCATTATCATTGTCTCCGGACTGTTTATCGGTATGGTGCTTGGGCTTCAGGGCTATCTCGTTCTGACGACTTACAGTGCGGAAACCAGCCTCGGCATGCTGGTGGCACTCTCCTTGCTGCGTGAGCTGGGACCTGTGGTTGCTGCACTTCTGTTTGCCGGGCGCGCGGGTTCGGCGTTAACTGCAGAAATTGGCCTGATGCGCGCCACTGAGCAACTTTCCAGTATGGAGATGATGGCGGTTGATCCGCTACGCCGGGTGATCTCACCTCGCTTTTGGGCGGGCGTTATCTCTTTACCTCTGCTGACGATTCTCTTTGTGGCAGTGGGTATCTGGGGGGGATCGCTGGTCGGTGTACACTGGAAAGGGATTGATGCTGGTTTCTTCTGGTCTGCCATGCAGGATGCTATCGACCTGCGTATGGATTTAGTTAACTGTCTGATTAAGAGCGTTGTATTTGCCATTACGGTCACCTGGATTGCGTTGTTTAATGGCTATGATGCCATTCCAACGTCAGCGGGCATTAGCCGCGCAACAACACGTACTGTCGTTCATTCGTCGCTGGCCGTACTGGGTCTGGATTTTGTGCTCACCGCACTGATGTTTGGGAATTGA
- the mlaF gene encoding phospholipid ABC transporter ATP-binding protein MlaF, producing MSQTMANLVDVRGVSFSRGNRLIFDDISLTVPRGKITAIMGPSGIGKTTLLRLIGGQIPPDSGEILFDGENIPVMSRSRLYTVRKRMSMLFQSGALFTDMNVFDNVAYPLREHTRLPPELLKSTVMMKLEAVGLRGAAKLMPSELSGGMARRAALARAIALEPDLIMFDEPFVGQDPITMGVLVKLISELNSALGVTCVVVSHDVPEVLSIADYAYIVADQKIVAHGSAHALQENGDPRVRQFLDGIADGPVPFRYPSGDYRDDLLGIGS from the coding sequence ATGAGCCAAACTATGGCGAATTTAGTCGATGTCCGTGGCGTCAGCTTTTCTCGCGGCAACCGATTGATCTTTGATGATATATCGCTGACTGTACCGCGTGGTAAGATCACGGCCATTATGGGCCCGTCCGGGATCGGTAAAACGACATTGTTGCGTCTTATTGGTGGGCAGATCCCACCAGACAGCGGCGAGATCCTGTTTGATGGTGAGAACATCCCGGTCATGTCGCGCTCGCGTCTTTACACCGTCCGCAAGCGTATGAGTATGCTCTTTCAGTCAGGCGCATTATTCACCGATATGAACGTCTTTGATAACGTGGCTTACCCGCTGCGTGAGCATACGCGTCTGCCCCCCGAGCTGCTTAAAAGCACGGTAATGATGAAACTCGAAGCGGTAGGTTTACGTGGTGCAGCTAAATTGATGCCATCAGAGCTTTCTGGTGGCATGGCGCGGCGTGCCGCACTGGCGCGTGCTATTGCCTTAGAACCTGATTTAATTATGTTTGACGAACCTTTCGTCGGACAAGACCCTATCACCATGGGTGTGCTGGTGAAGCTCATTTCTGAGCTGAACAGTGCACTGGGCGTTACCTGTGTCGTGGTATCTCACGACGTGCCGGAAGTACTGAGCATTGCCGATTACGCGTATATTGTGGCAGACCAGAAGATCGTCGCGCACGGTAGCGCTCATGCCTTGCAGGAGAATGGCGATCCACGAGTACGACAGTTCCTGGACGGTATCGCGGATGGCCCTGTGCCATTCCGCTACCCATCGGGTGACTATCGTGACGATTTATTGGGAATAGGGAGTTAA